A section of the Streptomyces sp. NBC_01591 genome encodes:
- a CDS encoding alpha/beta fold hydrolase, translated as MAWSEHVVVRDGVRLTCRDWGGPGQPIVLLHGLAGHTGEWDVLAQRLSSGYRVVAVDQRGHGASERHPRDVSRAAYVADVIAVVDQLALPRPVLVGQSLGGHTAMLTAAAHTGLVRALVLVEAGPAGQTRTAPRTSADGSTHGRHRSPHAKRQPRSSAADQSAQAGRPGWRNARADGGLASTGT; from the coding sequence GTGGCATGGTCTGAACACGTAGTGGTGCGAGACGGCGTCCGGCTTACCTGCCGGGACTGGGGCGGGCCGGGACAGCCCATCGTGCTGCTGCACGGCTTGGCCGGTCACACGGGTGAATGGGACGTGCTGGCACAACGCTTGAGCTCCGGGTATCGGGTCGTCGCGGTCGACCAGCGCGGGCACGGCGCCAGCGAGCGTCACCCGCGGGACGTCTCCCGCGCCGCCTACGTCGCCGACGTCATCGCCGTTGTCGATCAGCTGGCGCTGCCGCGGCCCGTCCTGGTCGGCCAATCGCTGGGCGGGCACACCGCCATGCTCACCGCCGCCGCACATACCGGGCTCGTCCGCGCGCTCGTGCTCGTCGAGGCCGGCCCTGCGGGGCAAACCCGAACGGCCCCGCGGACATCGGCGGATGGCTCGACTCATGGCCGACACCGTTCCCCTCACGCGAAGCGGCAGCCGCGTTCCTCGGCGGCGGACCAGTCGGCGCAGGCTGGGCGGCCGGGCTGGAGGAACGCGAGGGCGGATGGTGGCCTCGCTTCGACCGGGACGTGA
- a CDS encoding substrate-binding domain-containing protein: MPTDPAAGYRGSSLLPHPHLVAKWSPMDRPGTDALICGPDGTAQIAQHALQMMGRAIGQDILLAACVDSPGLPLCSPPITTINLRPQPCGLPRDRSAAASHPGQILKTDGDRLAGDPLPLRGCPRHLRHRPSRRRCRDPTKCTALRTGHRFKRDGRLTMSSGDFVPASSSSAPPPGSLRRRSPG, translated from the coding sequence ATGCCGACGGACCCGGCCGCGGGTTACCGGGGCTCGTCTCTCCTTCCTCATCCTCATTTGGTTGCAAAATGGTCCCCGATGGACCGTCCCGGCACCGACGCACTCATCTGTGGCCCCGATGGCACCGCCCAAATCGCCCAGCACGCCCTTCAGATGATGGGCCGCGCCATCGGCCAGGACATTCTCCTCGCGGCCTGCGTAGACTCCCCTGGGCTGCCCCTGTGTTCCCCGCCCATCACTACAATCAACCTGCGCCCCCAGCCTTGCGGGCTACCCCGCGATCGTTCCGCAGCAGCCAGCCACCCGGGCCAGATCCTGAAGACCGACGGAGACCGCCTGGCGGGAGATCCGTTGCCGCTTCGCGGGTGTCCCCGACATCTCCGGCACCGTCCCTCCCGCCGCCGGTGCCGGGACCCCACCAAGTGCACCGCCCTGCGCACCGGGCACCGCTTCAAGCGGGACGGACGCCTGACCATGTCCTCCGGCGACTTCGTGCCCGCCAGCAGTTCCTCGGCTCCTCCGCCGGGCTCTCTCCGGCGACGGTCACCCGGCTGA
- a CDS encoding alpha/beta fold hydrolase: protein MSPEDRHALVLGASGFIGRHLVLALGQAGVRVSAASRSHESYQRLTRWLAGRGYDQVPIDLRVDFAKASLMDGECDDITEIYNCAGAYRFGMSVDEARRANVGSVRAVVAFGARLPNLRRLVQVSGYRVGGQDAAPWSEEYRQETYRALGAYEASRAEADAVFQDLAGQLGVPWSIVNPASVIGDSATGESDQYLGLASNVKDLWHGSLPVLPGNGHTFVPVVAVDYLARFMTLLPMDEATHRTAYWTLDDGTPALPDLLTLIAEHYGVKAPRTRVPVSLLKRLPQWLTKADPETVTFLSTDRYPTDSARAFAARHGLAMPDTATTIRRWADHLAAHRFGDAPAGDRRFTKLGGIRTFELGKAGAPTVVLPGLPVNADTWAPVVTAVGHARAVDLPGLGMSAGRREDWQSWLTALVTETGARHLVGHSIGAAAAVDAATAHPDAVDQLTLVSPFFLQGHPPRTARRPALTRWYLRRTPPEALAERLTGATGHAAALRSAVADLRRGTVGATAAGLLAATANPQWRADLQAKLQHYPGRVHIVLGSNDPLTAEGQSLLDTLPHATVTVVAGAGHHPQLTHSEVVAQAIGSQTAFLGSHSEPGVRAARARPR from the coding sequence ATGAGCCCGGAGGACCGGCATGCACTGGTGCTGGGTGCGAGCGGCTTCATCGGGCGCCACTTGGTACTCGCGCTCGGCCAGGCCGGCGTTCGAGTCAGCGCGGCCAGCCGGAGCCATGAGTCCTACCAGCGGCTGACTCGGTGGCTGGCCGGGCGCGGGTATGACCAGGTCCCGATCGACCTCCGGGTCGACTTCGCCAAGGCGTCACTGATGGACGGCGAGTGCGACGACATCACCGAGATCTACAACTGCGCCGGCGCCTACCGGTTCGGCATGTCGGTGGATGAGGCGCGTCGCGCCAACGTTGGCAGCGTCCGCGCGGTCGTCGCGTTCGGGGCGCGGCTGCCGAACCTGCGCCGCCTGGTTCAGGTCTCCGGATACCGCGTGGGCGGGCAGGACGCCGCCCCGTGGAGCGAGGAGTATCGACAGGAGACCTACCGGGCCCTGGGCGCCTACGAGGCGTCCAGGGCCGAGGCGGACGCCGTCTTCCAGGATCTGGCAGGGCAGTTGGGTGTCCCCTGGTCCATCGTCAACCCGGCCAGCGTAATCGGCGACAGCGCCACCGGGGAGTCCGACCAGTACCTCGGACTCGCCTCCAATGTGAAAGACCTCTGGCACGGCTCGCTTCCCGTGCTCCCGGGCAACGGGCACACGTTCGTCCCCGTGGTCGCGGTCGATTACCTCGCCCGTTTCATGACGCTGCTTCCGATGGACGAGGCCACCCACCGCACTGCGTACTGGACGCTGGACGACGGCACGCCCGCACTGCCCGACCTGCTCACGCTCATAGCGGAGCACTACGGGGTCAAGGCACCCAGGACACGGGTCCCGGTGTCCCTGCTCAAGCGGCTGCCCCAGTGGCTCACCAAGGCTGATCCGGAGACCGTGACGTTTTTGTCGACCGACCGCTACCCGACCGATTCGGCCCGTGCCTTCGCCGCCCGGCACGGGCTGGCCATGCCGGACACCGCCACGACGATCCGCCGCTGGGCCGACCACCTTGCAGCCCACCGCTTCGGCGACGCCCCCGCAGGTGACAGACGATTCACCAAGCTGGGCGGGATACGGACTTTCGAGCTCGGCAAGGCAGGCGCACCCACGGTGGTGCTGCCCGGTCTGCCGGTCAACGCCGACACCTGGGCGCCGGTCGTTACGGCGGTCGGGCACGCGCGCGCCGTCGACCTGCCGGGGTTGGGTATGAGCGCCGGACGCCGCGAGGACTGGCAGTCCTGGCTGACCGCGCTGGTCACCGAGACCGGTGCCCGTCACCTGGTGGGTCACTCCATCGGCGCCGCGGCCGCCGTCGACGCCGCGACCGCCCATCCCGATGCGGTGGATCAACTCACGCTGGTGTCACCGTTCTTCCTGCAGGGGCACCCGCCCCGCACCGCCAGGCGGCCGGCCCTGACCCGCTGGTACCTGAGGCGGACACCCCCCGAGGCGCTGGCCGAGCGGCTGACCGGCGCCACGGGCCACGCGGCCGCGCTCCGGTCGGCTGTCGCGGATCTTCGCCGCGGCACCGTTGGGGCCACCGCCGCCGGGCTTCTGGCCGCCACGGCGAACCCGCAGTGGCGTGCCGACCTCCAGGCCAAGCTGCAGCACTACCCAGGGCGTGTCCACATCGTCCTGGGATCCAACGATCCGCTCACCGCTGAGGGACAGTCGCTGCTGGACACCCTCCCGCACGCCACCGTGACAGTGGTTGCCGGCGCGGGGCACCATCCTCAGCTGACGCACTCAGAAGTCGTCGCTCAGGCCATCGGTTCGCAGACCGCCTTCCTGGGCTCGCACAGTGAACCCGGCGTCAGGGCGGCACGCGCACGACCGCGGTGA
- a CDS encoding DUF6204 family protein, producing MFMPRSSPPAVEPATGYSQQAGEGMVAHAARAQVTGRFDELEQLLRTRLLDKQHEHDLQFAAFTEDGTFTYTPTLTRFTFRCRIEADADTAVEADDLAAVEAEVMAIDYLTSEKIPFKHLRTTTTCLDDVKIKRPHPQGRRDQHHVHED from the coding sequence ATGTTCATGCCGCGATCTTCACCACCGGCAGTAGAGCCCGCCACCGGATATTCGCAGCAGGCCGGCGAAGGGATGGTTGCTCATGCCGCTAGAGCTCAGGTGACAGGCCGGTTCGATGAGCTCGAACAGCTGCTCCGCACACGCCTGCTCGACAAGCAGCACGAACATGACCTGCAGTTCGCGGCCTTCACCGAGGACGGAACCTTCACGTACACACCGACCCTGACCAGATTCACATTCCGCTGTCGCATCGAAGCCGACGCGGACACCGCTGTCGAGGCCGACGACCTCGCCGCAGTGGAGGCCGAAGTCATGGCAATCGACTATCTGACATCCGAGAAGATCCCGTTCAAGCACCTGAGAACCACCACGACCTGCTTGGACGACGTAAAGATCAAACGCCCCCATCCGCAAGGGCGCCGCGACCAACACCACGTTCACGAGGACTGA
- a CDS encoding IS110 family transposase, whose product MTVTCGIDWASDHHDVALIDHEGTLLSRARINDDLEGLHQLLSLLTAHGDSANTLIPVAIKTSRGLLVACLRATGRPVYAINPMAAARYRDRHTVTRKKSDHLDAMVLANILRTDKAAHRPLPDDSELARAIAVLARAQQDAVWDRTQAGNKLRSHLRECFPGFLATFQHNREGISSNVARVLLAAAPTPEQAARLTRVQLRSLLKRAGRQRGIEAEAERLRDALRIPQMRQPPQVEQAMGRQAIALLRQLDAACTSVDDLAEATVESFDTHPDAEVITSFPGLGALTGARVLAEIGDDRSRFTDARGLKAFAGAAPVTRASGRSLAVMARRVKNQRLASVGYVWAFASLTASPGARAHYDRRRADGDRHTAAQRNLFNRMLGCLHHCLTKRTRYDELAAFPAPSTPQLTIAA is encoded by the coding sequence ATGACCGTCACCTGCGGAATCGACTGGGCCAGCGACCACCACGATGTCGCTCTGATCGACCACGAGGGCACCTTGTTATCCAGGGCCCGAATCAACGACGACCTCGAGGGCCTGCACCAGCTCCTCAGTCTCCTCACCGCTCACGGCGACAGCGCGAACACCCTGATTCCTGTCGCGATCAAGACCTCCCGCGGCCTCCTTGTGGCCTGCCTGCGAGCCACCGGCCGGCCCGTCTACGCGATCAACCCGATGGCCGCCGCACGCTACCGCGACCGGCATACGGTCACCCGCAAGAAGTCCGACCACCTCGACGCCATGGTGCTCGCGAACATCTTGCGCACGGACAAGGCCGCCCACCGGCCGCTGCCCGACGACAGCGAACTCGCCCGCGCTATAGCCGTCCTGGCCCGCGCTCAGCAGGACGCGGTCTGGGACCGCACCCAAGCGGGCAACAAACTCCGCTCCCACCTGCGCGAATGCTTCCCCGGCTTCCTCGCGACCTTCCAGCACAACCGCGAAGGAATCAGCAGCAACGTCGCCCGCGTCCTCCTGGCCGCGGCCCCCACACCCGAACAGGCGGCCAGGCTCACCCGCGTCCAGCTGCGCTCGCTCCTGAAAAGGGCCGGCCGCCAACGCGGCATCGAGGCGGAAGCCGAACGGCTCCGAGACGCACTGCGCATCCCGCAGATGCGCCAGCCTCCGCAGGTCGAGCAGGCCATGGGCCGCCAGGCCATCGCCCTGCTCAGACAACTTGATGCCGCCTGCACCAGTGTCGACGACCTCGCCGAAGCGACGGTGGAGTCTTTTGACACGCACCCGGACGCCGAGGTCATCACCAGCTTTCCAGGGCTCGGGGCTCTCACCGGCGCCCGGGTGCTCGCCGAGATCGGTGACGACCGATCCCGCTTCACCGACGCTAGAGGGCTCAAGGCCTTCGCCGGAGCCGCACCGGTCACCCGGGCGTCCGGCAGGAGCCTCGCGGTCATGGCCCGACGGGTCAAGAACCAGCGTCTGGCCTCGGTCGGCTATGTCTGGGCCTTCGCCAGCCTGACCGCTTCACCCGGAGCCCGGGCCCACTACGACCGGCGGCGAGCCGATGGAGACCGTCACACCGCCGCTCAGCGCAACCTCTTCAACCGCATGCTCGGCTGCCTCCACCACTGCCTTACCAAGCGAACCCGCTATGACGAGCTCGCCGCGTTCCCCGCACCGTCAACCCCACAACTCACCATCGCCGCTTGA
- a CDS encoding alpha/beta fold hydrolase, whose translation MMVRSLAENAQRSFHHEWGQVACPTLVVLAQTSFIPAQEADEMLRQRPATMAMSIPGTRHDLHLEQPEALHTVISDFFKGLA comes from the coding sequence GTGATGGTCCGCTCGCTGGCGGAGAACGCCCAGCGTTCCTTCCATCACGAGTGGGGTCAGGTCGCATGCCCCACCCTGGTCGTCCTGGCCCAAACCAGCTTCATCCCCGCGCAGGAAGCCGACGAAATGCTCCGGCAGCGACCCGCCACCATGGCCATGAGCATCCCCGGCACCCGCCACGACCTGCACCTGGAACAGCCTGAAGCCCTGCACACCGTGATCTCGGACTTCTTCAAGGGCCTCGCCTGA
- a CDS encoding recombinase family protein, which produces MSAGAEPAGHVRLGYARASTARQSLDAQLDSLAETGVTRVFSEKISTRATRRPELEAAVKLAGEIRSSGVAVTLVVHEHKRHGRGIELAMLAEELKASDIGLEFLPEN; this is translated from the coding sequence GTGAGCGCCGGCGCTGAACCGGCCGGGCACGTCCGTCTCGGCTACGCACGGGCCTCGACTGCCCGGCAGTCCCTCGACGCACAGCTTGACTCCCTCGCCGAGACCGGGGTGACGCGGGTCTTCTCGGAGAAGATCTCCACCCGCGCCACCCGGCGCCCCGAGCTGGAGGCCGCCGTGAAGCTCGCCGGGGAGATCCGCTCCTCCGGCGTCGCCGTGACCCTCGTCGTCCACGAGCACAAGCGGCACGGCCGCGGCATCGAACTCGCCATGCTCGCCGAGGAACTGAAGGCGAGCGACATCGGCCTGGAGTTCCTCCCGGAGAACTGA
- a CDS encoding TetR/AcrR family transcriptional regulator, producing the protein MDGTKGARTSSRLAESMLELIQRHGYSGTGLNTVVEHAGAPKGSLYFHFPQGKEALGEKAVELAAARFGSLVADSARGSATPGEVVRRVIDELAGILNDSGFQLGCPVSVVTLEMGAQSERLRDACARAFESWIAPVSDLLSAHGHPRPVARALATAVVSMVEGAVIVSRAQRSTEPLHCAAQAIAVLLEQSAEASA; encoded by the coding sequence ATGGATGGAACCAAGGGAGCCAGGACCAGCTCGCGGCTGGCGGAATCGATGCTGGAACTGATCCAGCGGCACGGCTATAGCGGCACGGGACTCAACACGGTGGTGGAGCACGCGGGTGCCCCGAAAGGGTCGCTCTACTTCCACTTCCCCCAGGGGAAGGAGGCCCTCGGAGAGAAGGCCGTCGAGCTGGCGGCCGCGCGATTTGGCTCTCTCGTCGCCGACTCGGCGCGAGGGTCGGCCACGCCGGGTGAGGTGGTACGCCGTGTGATCGACGAACTGGCCGGGATACTCAACGACAGCGGCTTCCAGCTGGGATGCCCGGTCTCGGTGGTGACACTGGAGATGGGTGCGCAGAGCGAACGTCTGCGAGACGCCTGCGCCCGTGCCTTCGAGTCATGGATCGCGCCGGTAAGTGACCTGCTCAGTGCGCACGGCCACCCTCGTCCCGTCGCCCGAGCCCTGGCGACAGCCGTGGTCAGCATGGTGGAAGGAGCGGTGATCGTCTCGCGTGCCCAGCGGTCCACCGAGCCGCTGCACTGCGCCGCCCAGGCGATCGCCGTGCTGCTGGAACAGAGCGCGGAGGCTTCGGCATGA
- a CDS encoding PhzF family phenazine biosynthesis protein, whose amino-acid sequence MTSHYRISPEDHTPLHYRHVDVFASKAFTGNSLAVFPDVPGLSAAQMLAITQELRHFETIFLRGEDESQDVTARVFDLFEELDFAGHPVLGAAAVLHERDGGRGLRRWTLRLVGGTVEVTTRRTATGYHAELDQGAPEFLATVPAEDRTEIAAALNLPTRALADLPLCVVSTGLRYLIVPVVAGLAEARIVRSDFAELVGRYGAQFAYVLDIEALEGRHWNNDGVLEDIATGSAAGCVGAYLALHGVVPVEEEFTLGQGRFTGRPSRLTVLPQGRPDALHNIRVGGDVSMVARGTLDALPE is encoded by the coding sequence GTGACCAGCCACTACCGCATCAGTCCTGAAGACCACACGCCCCTGCACTACCGCCATGTCGATGTGTTTGCCAGCAAGGCGTTCACCGGCAACTCCCTTGCCGTCTTTCCCGACGTCCCCGGCCTCTCCGCCGCACAGATGCTCGCGATCACCCAGGAACTCCGGCACTTCGAGACGATCTTCCTGCGCGGTGAGGATGAGAGCCAGGACGTCACCGCCCGGGTGTTCGACCTCTTCGAGGAACTCGACTTCGCCGGACATCCGGTCCTGGGCGCGGCCGCCGTCCTTCACGAGCGTGACGGCGGCCGGGGCCTGCGGCGCTGGACGTTGCGCCTGGTCGGCGGGACCGTCGAGGTGACGACCCGGCGCACCGCCACCGGGTACCACGCGGAACTCGACCAGGGAGCGCCGGAATTCCTTGCGACTGTACCGGCGGAGGACAGGACGGAGATCGCCGCGGCGCTGAATCTGCCCACCCGGGCACTCGCCGACCTTCCCCTGTGTGTCGTCTCCACCGGCTTGCGCTATCTCATCGTGCCGGTGGTGGCGGGTCTGGCCGAGGCGAGGATCGTCCGCAGCGACTTCGCGGAGCTCGTCGGGCGGTACGGCGCGCAGTTCGCGTACGTGCTCGACATCGAGGCACTGGAAGGTCGCCACTGGAACAACGACGGCGTTCTGGAGGACATCGCGACCGGCAGTGCGGCGGGCTGCGTCGGCGCGTACCTGGCTCTGCACGGCGTTGTGCCCGTCGAGGAGGAGTTCACCCTGGGGCAGGGGCGTTTCACCGGCCGTCCGAGCCGGCTCACCGTCCTGCCGCAGGGACGCCCCGACGCGCTGCACAACATCCGGGTCGGCGGTGACGTGAGCATGGTGGCCCGGGGAACCCTGGACGCCCTGCCCGAGTGA
- a CDS encoding 2,3-butanediol dehydrogenase, with protein sequence MKAARYFDRGDIRIEDIPEPTVRPGTVGIDVAYCGICGTDLHEYLDGPIFVPPAGHPHPVSGESAPVTLGHEMSGVVYAVGDGVEGLKPGDRVVVEPYILRPDVDTSENNPTYHISPDMNFIGLGGRGGGLAEKVVVERRWVHPVGDVPLDQAALIEPLSVGYHAFQRSGAKAGDFALVGGAGPIGLLTCAVLKAMGVEVAVTELSPLRRQKALDTKVADHVIDPAASDVAEEVRRLTGGKGADVAFEATSVNVVLDTLLDAVKPGGVITVISIWGKPASLDMQKLVLKEVDLRGTIAYVNSHPQTIKLVQEGRIDLAPFITKTIGLDDLVTEGFETLIHHNETAVKILVDPHS encoded by the coding sequence GTGAAGGCTGCACGCTACTTCGACCGCGGTGACATCCGCATCGAGGACATCCCGGAGCCCACTGTCCGACCGGGCACGGTGGGCATCGACGTCGCATACTGCGGGATTTGCGGCACCGACCTACACGAGTACCTCGACGGACCGATCTTCGTCCCGCCGGCCGGCCACCCGCACCCGGTCTCGGGTGAGTCCGCCCCCGTGACGCTTGGCCACGAGATGTCCGGCGTCGTGTACGCGGTGGGTGATGGCGTCGAAGGCCTGAAGCCGGGCGACCGCGTCGTCGTCGAGCCCTACATCCTGCGCCCCGACGTCGACACCAGCGAAAATAACCCGACTTATCACATCTCGCCCGATATGAACTTCATCGGGCTGGGCGGGCGCGGCGGCGGGCTCGCGGAGAAAGTCGTCGTCGAGCGCCGGTGGGTCCACCCGGTCGGAGACGTCCCGCTGGACCAGGCGGCCCTCATCGAGCCGCTGTCGGTTGGGTACCACGCGTTCCAGCGCTCGGGCGCGAAGGCGGGCGACTTCGCCCTCGTCGGCGGCGCCGGCCCCATCGGGCTGCTCACCTGCGCGGTGCTCAAGGCGATGGGCGTCGAGGTCGCGGTCACCGAACTCAGCCCGCTGCGCCGGCAGAAGGCGCTGGACACCAAGGTCGCCGACCACGTCATCGATCCCGCCGCCAGCGACGTTGCCGAGGAGGTCCGGCGTCTCACCGGCGGCAAGGGCGCGGACGTCGCATTCGAGGCCACGTCCGTCAACGTCGTCCTCGACACACTGCTGGACGCCGTTAAGCCGGGCGGCGTCATCACCGTCATCTCAATCTGGGGCAAGCCCGCGTCGCTCGACATGCAGAAGCTCGTCCTCAAGGAGGTCGACCTGCGCGGCACGATCGCCTACGTCAACTCCCACCCGCAAACCATCAAGCTCGTGCAGGAGGGGCGCATCGACCTGGCGCCGTTCATCACCAAGACCATCGGCCTGGACGACCTCGTCACCGAAGGCTTCGAGACCCTAATCCACCACAATGAGACGGCCGTCAAGATCCTCGTAGACCCCCACTCCTGA
- a CDS encoding GNAT family N-acetyltransferase yields MNIFLETDRLVLRAFTEADVDHLFALDNDPDVMRFINGGRPTSREMIQAQTLPRLLHEYPCFGTRGYWAAQEKDTGAFLGWFEFRPLDEHSPALVELGYRLNKAAWGSGYATEGSRALIRKGFMELGVGRVTANTMTVNAGSRRVMEKAGLSFLRNFTGDWPEAIEGSEHGEVEYELTRTKWEQRS; encoded by the coding sequence ATGAACATCTTTCTGGAGACCGATCGGCTCGTGCTGCGCGCGTTCACCGAGGCCGACGTCGACCATCTGTTCGCGCTGGACAACGATCCCGACGTCATGCGCTTCATCAACGGCGGCCGGCCAACGAGCCGCGAGATGATCCAGGCACAGACCTTGCCCAGGCTCCTCCACGAGTACCCGTGCTTCGGGACCCGCGGCTACTGGGCCGCGCAGGAGAAGGACACCGGGGCCTTCCTGGGCTGGTTCGAATTCCGCCCCCTGGACGAACACAGCCCCGCTTTGGTGGAGCTCGGCTACCGGCTGAACAAGGCCGCCTGGGGCAGCGGCTACGCCACCGAGGGATCACGGGCCCTGATCCGCAAGGGATTCATGGAACTCGGGGTGGGTCGGGTGACCGCGAACACCATGACGGTCAACGCGGGATCCCGACGTGTGATGGAGAAGGCGGGCCTGTCCTTTCTCCGCAACTTCACCGGCGACTGGCCGGAGGCGATCGAAGGCTCCGAGCACGGAGAAGTCGAGTACGAACTCACCCGAACCAAGTGGGAGCAACGTTCATAG
- a CDS encoding alpha/beta fold hydrolase, translated as MPIADVPSGASIAYDTFGEAADPPVLLVMGFGAQMISWHEDFCHMLAARGRYVIRYDNRDSGLSTKFDAHPVDMTRFIETVSAGEIPAAQAMIPYTLQDMADDGLGLLTAMGITRAHIFGSSMGGMIAQTMAITHPERCLTLTSMMSSTGESEYGQPSPAAQQALFSPKPADRAGYINASEKEAIWASRRYTDIDGIRELAARSYDRAYYPAGTGRQLGAMILGGSRAEALTSLTVPTLVIHGLDDTLIDPRGGKRTAELVPGAELILLADMGHDRPRELWPAIIDAVGAHTTRT; from the coding sequence ATGCCCATCGCCGACGTCCCTTCCGGGGCTTCCATCGCCTACGACACCTTCGGCGAGGCTGCCGATCCGCCCGTCCTGCTGGTCATGGGCTTCGGAGCCCAGATGATCTCCTGGCACGAGGATTTCTGTCACATGCTCGCCGCGCGAGGGCGCTACGTGATCCGCTACGACAACCGCGACAGCGGCCTGTCCACCAAGTTCGACGCCCATCCGGTCGACATGACGCGGTTCATCGAGACAGTGAGCGCCGGCGAAATCCCCGCTGCTCAAGCGATGATCCCCTACACGCTGCAGGACATGGCCGACGACGGCCTGGGCCTGCTCACCGCCATGGGGATCACTCGCGCCCACATTTTCGGCTCGTCGATGGGCGGGATGATCGCTCAGACCATGGCGATCACCCACCCTGAGCGGTGCCTCACCCTGACCTCGATGATGTCCTCCACCGGCGAGTCCGAATACGGACAACCCAGTCCCGCAGCCCAGCAGGCGCTGTTCAGCCCCAAGCCCGCAGACCGTGCCGGATACATCAACGCATCCGAGAAAGAAGCCATCTGGGCGTCCCGGCGTTACACCGATATCGACGGCATCCGAGAACTCGCCGCCCGTAGCTACGACCGCGCGTACTACCCAGCGGGCACAGGCCGTCAGCTCGGAGCGATGATCCTCGGAGGATCGCGCGCCGAAGCACTTACCTCCCTCACCGTCCCGACCCTCGTGATCCACGGCCTCGACGACACCCTCATCGACCCGAGAGGAGGGAAGCGAACAGCCGAACTCGTGCCCGGCGCGGAACTGATCCTGCTCGCCGACATGGGCCACGACCGACCACGAGAACTCTGGCCCGCAATCATCGACGCCGTGGGTGCTCACACGACACGCACATGA